From the genome of Paracoccus seriniphilus, one region includes:
- a CDS encoding class I SAM-dependent methyltransferase — translation MHHDIDDLRRFYYQRSLGRVVQRILRDRLAARWQPSACTGMTVVGFGFAVPMLRPYLAGSRRVTALMPGPQGVMAWPAGMANHSVLCDETAWPIETGSVDRLVMLHGLETSDHPAALLGEAWRVLGPGGRMIVMVPNRAGLWAASDRTPFGYGRSYTTGQIEAQTRAAGFVTEWHGSAVYIPPSDRRFWLRSAQMWERTGARISRVLIAGVALVELSKQARAPVGPALKVHVPNPLEILDGVGLGRPLGEPTRRETSAKSRGDRELGGDGA, via the coding sequence ATGCATCACGATATCGACGATCTCCGGCGGTTTTACTATCAACGCTCTCTGGGGCGGGTGGTTCAGCGGATCCTGCGCGACCGGCTTGCGGCAAGATGGCAGCCCTCGGCCTGCACGGGGATGACGGTGGTGGGGTTCGGTTTCGCCGTGCCGATGTTGCGCCCCTATCTGGCCGGATCCCGCCGAGTCACGGCATTGATGCCCGGGCCTCAGGGGGTGATGGCCTGGCCGGCGGGGATGGCGAACCACAGCGTGCTTTGTGACGAGACCGCATGGCCAATTGAAACGGGCAGCGTCGACCGGCTGGTGATGCTGCACGGTCTGGAAACCAGCGACCATCCGGCTGCATTGCTGGGCGAGGCATGGCGTGTGCTGGGGCCGGGGGGGCGCATGATCGTGATGGTGCCCAATCGCGCCGGATTGTGGGCGGCATCTGATCGCACGCCCTTCGGTTATGGTCGCAGCTACACCACCGGACAGATCGAGGCGCAGACCCGCGCGGCCGGTTTCGTCACCGAATGGCATGGATCGGCGGTCTATATCCCGCCCTCGGACCGGCGTTTCTGGTTGCGCAGCGCCCAGATGTGGGAACGGACCGGAGCAAGGATCAGCCGCGTGCTGATCGCCGGGGTGGCCCTGGTCGAACTGTCCAAGCAGGCGCGCGCGCCCGTGGGACCGGCGTTGAAGGTGCATGTGCCCAATCCGCTGGAGATTCTGGATGGCGTCGGGCTGGGACGTCCCCTGGGCGAGCCGACACGGCGTGAAACCTCTGCCAAAAGCCGGGGTGACAGGGAACTGGGCGGCGATGGTGCCTGA
- the gloB gene encoding hydroxyacylglutathione hydrolase: MPLELITLRCLQDNYAYLLHGDGGTVLVDAPEALPILTELEARGLSLDMILLTHHHDDHIQAVGELVARTGARVIGAARDAHRLPPLDQQVEPGETIEILGESVSVIDAAGHTIGHIAFHFTQSAFAFTADSLMALGCGRLFEGSPEMMWQSLSRLNALPGDTLICSGHDYCAANGAFALSVDPDNADLKARIKAVAASSQPCAPASLALERATNPFLRVEALRPALGMHYARDAEVFARLRRMKDNF; this comes from the coding sequence ATGCCGCTGGAACTCATCACGCTGCGCTGCTTGCAGGACAATTATGCCTATCTGCTGCATGGCGATGGGGGAACCGTGCTGGTTGATGCCCCGGAAGCCCTGCCCATACTGACCGAGCTTGAGGCCCGTGGCCTGAGCCTCGACATGATCTTGCTGACCCATCACCATGACGATCACATCCAGGCAGTGGGCGAACTGGTCGCCAGAACCGGCGCCCGGGTCATCGGTGCCGCCCGCGACGCGCATCGTCTTCCGCCGCTGGATCAGCAGGTCGAACCGGGCGAGACCATCGAGATTCTGGGCGAGTCCGTCTCGGTGATCGATGCGGCGGGCCACACGATCGGCCATATCGCCTTTCACTTCACGCAATCTGCGTTTGCCTTTACCGCCGACAGCCTGATGGCGCTGGGATGTGGCCGTCTGTTCGAAGGCAGCCCCGAGATGATGTGGCAAAGCCTGTCACGGCTCAACGCCCTGCCTGGCGACACGCTGATCTGTTCGGGGCACGATTACTGCGCCGCCAATGGCGCCTTTGCCCTGTCCGTCGATCCTGACAACGCCGATCTGAAAGCACGCATCAAGGCGGTCGCGGCATCATCGCAACCCTGCGCCCCGGCCAGCCTCGCGCTGGAACGTGCGACCAACCCCTTCCTGCGCGTCGAGGCGCTGCGACCCGCCCTGGGCATGCATTACGCCAGAGATGCCGAGGTCTTTGCACGCCTGCGCAGGATGAAGGACAATTTCTAG